The Larus michahellis chromosome 8, bLarMic1.1, whole genome shotgun sequence nucleotide sequence TCAATGATGAGCATATGGTATGTGCCTGCTGCCTTGCAAAGGGAGGGTGTGGGAATGCATGACTTCTGGGTCTAAAACGAGTTTGATGTCTCCAAGCTGCAGTAGTTACCTCTTCTGGGGTAACTGCATGTTGTTGGGAAGCTTAATTCTATACTATCCATATAGGGAGCTTGAATGTAAAACCTGCAAGGTGGCAGCCCTACAGGGTGAAGAACTGTAATGCCTTGCTGTTTCTGAGAGGCTATGACTTCCCTTCCTTAGGAAGGATCTCCTGCTTTGCAGGTTCCAGCAACTCCGATGGCCTGGACTCTGTCAATTGATGATGGaaccagaatacatcagatgagCCTTGGGCAAGCCATGCAGCAAGGCTATAACTTTATAGATGACGGCCACAACCTGGTCTTGCAAGTGGCCTTTACTGCTACTGGAGTTGTTTCCTATGAGGTAGGTGAACAAAGAATTGGCACTGAGATGGTGCTACTTTAGCAGAGGCTAGGTAACTCCCTCCTATAGACCTGTGGAAACCTGTGAACTGCCCAGCACTATAAAATGGGGAAGCAGACTGCACCTCAGCAGCACAGCTGACAGGCATCTATGCAAGAGGGATCCCACCTACAGTGTGTCCTGTGAATGTCTGACTGGCAGTCTCATGAGCAGATCCTTTTTGAAAGAGTGTTGAGATGGAAGAAATTGCTGTTGCAAACATGAATAGCAGCAGTCCTGAACTATACATAGTATATGGCCCTGCAGGTTGGTCTTACAATGTATCATGAGCTGAGTACTGTCTAATAGACCTCTGTCATCTTTGTCAGCACAATGATGAGGCACTCTACACTGTGGCACTCAAGCTCACGTATGGCCCTCCTGAACAGAGACTGACTGTGAAGTCAAGAATGCTTTGTGCACCAGGTAATGCATGGAGAAAGTCAGAGCCTGGTCTGCCTCTGCCTTGAGGAAACTGGTGTTATATTTAACAAAGGTGTTGTTGCAGGTCCAGCAATCTGTAATGCAACACACATGACTGTAGCCATCCCAGCCTTCCCAGGGACCCTTATGACTGTGGGTGTAGAGAATAAGACCATCCCCATGGACCGGCTTCAGGAAAATGGAATTGCTCTGGACACAAAGAGTGGGGTCAAGCTGCATATTAGCAGGGGAGTCCTGCAGTCCAGGGTGAGTTCTGATCCTCAAGTCACAGGAGCTGGTGTGATCGCAGCTCCTTGGTGCTTAGTGAGAACCAGAGCACAGTAGCTTTGACCTTGGCTAAGCACTTGTCAAGTCAGCCATGTGCCCTGTGGCTGTCTGAGGGCAGTTGTGATTAGGATGAATGTAAACTGACTTTATAATAGATAGGCATCACCCAAAGGTAACTTGGGTTTCATGAAGTCTCTTGGCAAAAACACTGGGAGGTGAAAATATTCCTCTTGGAGTGGGCTGGTATCTGGCATGCCTGGAGCAATGCAAATTAACAAACTAGCTATGGGTGAAGAGCACCATGACCACAGGGCAGGTGAAACACTCTAACACATGTGTGTTGAAACAAGCTCTTGTAGTTACACACCAGGAGAGTAACTCTTGCCTTCCAGCTACGTGGGGAGAGCTGCTCAGGACTTCAGTCCTACGTGTCTTCTTTGAAACTGTCTTTTCACTTCCATGGGGAGACTGTGGCAATGGTGATGCACCCAGAGTGCCCCTGTGACCAGCATGCACCAATAGGTAAGTGACTGACTGACGTGGACTCAGCCCATGTGCTGCTCAGATGATAATTGTTTATCACGGCTTGTTCCTGAGCTAGTCCTTCACAAAACTGTATCTCTAGCCAGAATAAAACACAACAGCTCTTGCCAGACTGAGCTGTCAATGACTGGCATGACAACTTATGTGAATTTCTGTTACAGCTGCTGTATGCACCCAAGATGGGTACATGGATTTTGAAATACTTGCTGACAGCACTACACCACCGATAGACTTGGATGCACTTAGGCTCAGAGATCCTGCATGCCAGCCAGCCTTTAAGTCTTCTTTGAATGACAGGGTTTGGTTTCATGTCCCACTGAATGGATGTGGGACCAGGTATTGGGTAAGTGTGTAGCCAGGATTGATGGGGAGGGTTTCATGCATTGGGAATGTCCTCATAATGCTGTTATTTCTCTGCAGTTTGATGGGGAGAAGATTGTTTATGAGAATGAGGTGAGGGCATTATGGACAGACTTTCCACTGCACAGGATCTCAAGGGACAGTGAACTCAGGTGCACCTCGAAACCTCTTTGGGTATTACTTAGTCCTGGATAACCTATATATGTTCATAAGACTTACCTGCTCCTTCCTTATTACAGACTAACAGTCCTGTGCTCCTTCAGCAATGGTGATGCCTCCCTCTCTATAAGGGTGGACAACCTTCCTCCATTAGCTTCTTCAATGAACCAAGGTCCTCTCTCCTTAGTTCTTCTAAGCTACCCAGGTAAAGCTGACTCTGGGCTCAGGGAAGCAACTGAGCTTGGAGGGTAGAGAATGTATGAGTGAACTGTTCTTGTGCATGGGCTGCTGGTGACCTGATgtgcttccttccctcccacccatgCTACTTGAGGCAGATGCCTTAAATCTGTGACTCTAGGGCAAACTGCAGCTGGTGGACTGGCTGCTGTTGAAGAGCTCTAGACCAGAGTTTCTTCAGGACTCTTTGTATACTGATTCATCTAATGGGGCTTTGGTTTTTGCAGAGGGCTCATATAGGCATCCGTACCGTGAAGATCAGTACCCAATAGTAAGGTACCTACGGCAGCCCATCTTTCTGGAAGTTCAGGTCCTGAACCGCAATGATCCCAACCTCTATCTGGTATTGGATGACTGCTGGGCAACAGCTTCACAAGATCCAAGCTCAATTCCCCAGTGGAATATTGTTGTTGATGGGTGAGTGCCCTGCCacagaaatgaaagcaattttGGCAGCGGGTGGGAGGATTCCCtaattctccctcctcctccttcaggaaAAGAGCCCCATAATA carries:
- the ZP2 gene encoding zona pellucida sperm-binding protein 2, with the translated sequence MGLFVEQWCLCTSKMWLLLLFGFLLPLVPCADGLEDQDLLESVTCHRDRMEVEFSGELGNYSWHVCVVDVSGEEMVSCNYTVDYERLLLSVLFVNCTSLEHDQHLLRLRLMANDTMGEEKNVTYSTHCNTVHADEIITPFFAGVTNCTKDFMAVTFPRLLLGFNDEHMVPATPMAWTLSIDDGTRIHQMSLGQAMQQGYNFIDDGHNLVLQVAFTATGVVSYEHNDEALYTVALKLTYGPPEQRLTVKSRMLCAPGPAICNATHMTVAIPAFPGTLMTVGVENKTIPMDRLQENGIALDTKSGVKLHISRGVLQSRLRGESCSGLQSYVSSLKLSFHFHGETVAMVMHPECPCDQHAPIAAVCTQDGYMDFEILADSTTPPIDLDALRLRDPACQPAFKSSLNDRVWFHVPLNGCGTRYWFDGEKIVYENEVRALWTDFPLHRISRDSELRLTVLCSFSNGDASLSIRVDNLPPLASSMNQGPLSLVLLSYPEGSYRHPYREDQYPIVRYLRQPIFLEVQVLNRNDPNLYLVLDDCWATASQDPSSIPQWNIVVDGCEYKLDSYRTVFHPVGHGVSYANYRQRLEVKTFAFVSGDKALPGLVYFHCSVLICDRFQPDSPLCMTRCPRPSRSKRESGVPGVNSAVASLWGPVLLVPERWSATQGSTPLSKEVWAGITMTAAGILSLVATMLLFLALLKCLKRRASMVNMVC